The genome window AACAATATGTGTCGTCATGAAAAAGACGCTAAAACATATCGAACGAACCAACTATACGCTATGGTAACAGTAGCGTAGCCCTATCTGCTATATGCACTGGATAGGGAGAGGTAATGGGATACCCCAATCTTGAGAGCTGTTCAAAACAGAAATGGACTGCGAACGCTTAGTTACTCAGGAATCCCACTGACATTAGTCAGCTTGTCCCTTTATGGGTGGGAGTCTCAAACGTTCTTTTCATTATTAGTATGCCATATTTTTTGCCTCATCACCATATGGGTGATTTCCGTTCCGACAGGGCGCTTTCATGGGCCGCTTGGGCAACAAATGTTTTTTGTGCGAAAGCAACAACAACACGATGTTGGTCACGAAGTTTATTTTTGTAGACAGAAAAAAACAAAGTAAATATGGCATTTCTAGTATGCTTATAATTTAAAAGGCTGCTGCACTATTCTATTAACCGCAAAAAAATAGGCGCCTCAGAAATAATTCTGAGACGCCTATTTGAGATGACCCCTACGGGATTCGAACCCGTGTTACCGCCGTGAAAGGGCGGTGTCTTAACCACTTGACCAAGGGGCCTACTATGGTGGCGGCCGAGGGGATCGAACCCCCGACCTTACGGGTATGAACCGTACGCTCTAGCCAGCTGAGCTAGGCCGCCGTGACAATTATGGAGCGGAAGACGAGGTTCGAACTCGCGACCCCCACCTTGGCAAGGTGGTGTTCTACCACTGAACTACTTCCGCATTTCGTTTTAAGCAACAAGATAAATAATACAAGCCATTGTTCCTAACGTCAAGTAGTTTTTTGAAAAAAATTAATAAAAATATATAGTTTTATTAATTATTTAAAGATTTGCTAACAAAAAGAGGGAGTATTATCTTTTGATAGCTCATCACCATAACGTGTGGTTGATTTCCGTTTCGACTAGGCGCTTTGTAGCTGCCGCTTTGCTTTCGCTACAGAAAACATTTGCCGCTGACGCTTCGCTTTCGCGCAGATAAAACATTGTTGCTGCCGCTACGCTTTCGCACAGAAAACATCCGCTTCGCTGCAGGGTCTCGTCTGTGACGCTAATCCCCAAGGAGTCGCCCGGTCGGAACGAAGATCAACTCTTATCAAAGGTGTTTGGACTCACTGAAAAGGAACCACATCTTCACCCATCTCACCACCTTCAAAGGTAGGAGTCTTCTACTGAATGAAGATAAATGGCATACGTTTTAACAAATGTTATCCACAAATTTTGGTGATGATCCCTTTTAATGGGGAATTTATCAAACTTTTTGTTCTTAAGTAGAAAAGTATCAGCATAACTGCTGACTATAGTATTTTGACGAAATAGGGAACATCGATCAATGAAAAAGAAAAGGTAGAAAGGGCACTAGACCTCTCATGGCATAGATTTTGTAACGTATCTTATGTAACGACAGTGGAACTGATTTGCGTAAATTTTCGGAATTTTAAAAACTAATTACATAGAAAGCGATGTTTCTAAGCTTGTACAGCTTATCGTTTTTGTAGAAATTGTTGCCATTTCTCGTATTTATGTATATGTATTCGTCGAAATCTTTATATTTTTTTTAGTCACAGTCAGACAATCTTTCCGCACATAATTTTTTATAATAGCCAAAAGTGCAGAAAGGGGATAGTGAAATGACGAGTATTGAATGGTATAACACAGCAAATGTAGATGACCAAAAATTAGGAGCTAAGAAAAGGCAATTGCTGATCGGCTCTCTATTTTTTTTAACATCCTTTTTTTTAGCTCAGTCTGTTGTATTTGAAGCGGCTGTACCTTTCTCAGTTCCTTTTTGGGCAATTATTCGAACGAAGTATAAGGAATATGCCAAATATGTTTTGTTTGGTGGTTTAATAGGGTGTTTTTTTCTTGGCTTTGGACAAGTCTTCATTTTAGCGTTGCAAATCGCTATGTATGAATGTATTATGCGCTTCCGCTATTGGCAGCTACCACAAAGTATTGCAGTCTCTTTAGCGGTACTGCTTGTACAGATGATGTGGCAAGGGGTTATGTATCAAGGCTTACCACCGGTGCTTGTACAATTTTATGTAGGTTGTGAAGCAGCTTTAGCTCTTACTATGACGCTGTTTATGCAAGTGTTGTTTGTTAATTCTTATGAATGGTTTACGAGTCATTGGACATATGAGAAGCTAGGCTCTGGATTAGTTGTATTTGCTGCTATACTTACAGGAATGCAAGCAGTTGTCATTAGCTATTTTTCACTCCCTATTTTTTTGTTACAACTATTAATTTGCTTCGGAGCATTAGTAGGAAGTGTACCATTAGCGACGGTAATTGGAGCCGTGCTCGGGGCTCTCATAGGTGTTGCAAAACTATCATTTACAGGTATGCTGTCTGTAGCAACTTTAACGGGGTTGTGTGCAGGGATGGGGGCTCGTGCTGGAAGATTTGGTGTAGCAATTGGCAGCATTTTGCCTAGTGTGTTTTTTTATTTTTACGATGCAACATTGCCATTAGATAGTGTTTATTTTACATCGATTGCTATTGGGAGTATTGTTTTTCTAACTATCCCGAAAAAATATTCTGATAAGGTGCGGGGCAAGCTGTTTCCGCAGCGTGAGGAGGTCTTGCTTGCCCGTCAAAATTGGTTAACAGAGCATGTTACGTATAAACTAGAGCATTTTCAGCATTTTGTACAATTTATGAAGGAGCTTGTATTTGAGCGCTTTATGACGGCCCCGGTAGAAGAGGTAAAGGAAGTGTCACCAATGAATACATGTTTAAGCTGCTTCCGCTATGATCGCTGCTGGGGAGCGCAAAGTAACGGCATGGACAAGCTTATGACGGACTGGTTTCATATGAAAGGCGTTGGAAAGGAATCCGCTATTCATCGTGTCGAAGAACAAATACGCTATAAATGTGTGAAATCAGCGAAAATTTTTGAAGAATTAGAAACAGAGCTGTATAGAGAGCGCATTAATGGACAGTATTTTCATGGTAAGAAAATGATTGCACTTCAGCTGCGTGATATGAGTAATCATCTAAATCAATTAATAGCGGAGATGAAAGAAGAGACTATTTCATTCGTCAGTGTAGAAAAGGACATTACGCAACGATTAAAAGATGCGCATATTGAATGTTTTCAACTAGATGTACTAAGCAATAAGCCCGGAGCACGAAAAATTGTCTGTGCCTTATCACCAGCACGTGTCGATTGGGAGGAAGACACGACATTAGCTGAACGGATGATACTGCCAATTTTATACGATATTTTTGAAGAACCATTTGAAATTGAAAAAGTAGTAGCATGTGATATACCGTTTCGTCACATTCAAGTAAGCTTTAGATCAGCTATTAGCTTTGAAGTAGAGTATGATATATATAGCATGTCTAAAGATGCGACGTTATATTCAGGTGACTCCCATGCATTATTTCAATTACATCCTGGACTATTTGCAATTTTATTGTCAGATGGTATGGGGCAGAGTAAAGAAGCACAGCATGAAAGTAGAAAATTGATACATTTAATGCGGGAATGCTTAAATTACAATATGAACCCAGAAACTGCGATGCATACGTTGCATTATGTCATGTCTTTAAAACAACAAAATGATATGTATGCAACGCTTGATTTTGCCCTTGTCGATTTACAACACGGTGATTTATGGTCGTGGAAGGCCGGGGGGATGTCTACGTATATTTTACGTGGAAAAGAGGTGCTGAAGGTTGAAAGCAATGCAGCGCCTGTAGGGTTTTTATCCATTTCGGCAGTCGAGGCTGAAAAAAGAAAGCTTAAAGCGGGCGATGTAATTTTGATGCACTCTGATGGATTATTTTCAAGTGTTGATGATTGGGACGAGCAGGAGGAGGCATTTTTAGCGTATGCACAACAGGTAGCAGGCACTACTAAATCTATACAGGAAAAACTAACAACGATTATGCAATCTTTCCAATCTTACTATGACATTGACGACGATTGCACTGTATTGATGCTGGAGGTTACGCATGTTGTACCTACATGGGCTGTGTTTAGACCAGTTCAACATTCTATGAGCAAATCATCATAATAGAAAACGAAAAGGGGAGGAGAAGCGTTTGTCACTTGAATTAAAGGTCAAATTATTTATTGAAAAAGAGCAATTATTACAACAAGACGACCATCTTCTCGTCGCCGTTTCGGGTGGAGTAGATTCAATGGCTTTACTCCATTATTTTGTCAAAGCAAAAGGACAATGGGGAATTACAGTAGAAGCCATACATGTTGATCATATGTTAAGAGGTGAAGAATCTGCTGAGGATAGAGCCTTTGTTCAAAAATATTGTGATGAGCATGGTGTATACTTACATGCAAAGGCTATTCCAATACCAGAAATCATGGCTTTAGAGAATGGAAATACACAGCTTATTTGTCGTAGAGAACGGTATCAATATTTTAAAGAGGTCATGCAAAAAACAAATGCTAGCAAGCTTGTAACTGCACATCATGCGGACGACCAACTGGAGTCAGTATTAATGGCCCTGACAAAAAATGCAACGATAAATAGTATGCAAGGTATACGTTCACAACGTTTTTTTAAAGGGAAATCATTAATTCGTCCGTTTTTAACGGTTACAAAGTCCGAAATTAGGGAATATTTACTTAAACAAGGTTTGGATTATCGGGAAGACGCTAGCAATTCTAAAGACACCTATGTACGCAATCGTTTTAGACATCATGTGGTGCCTTTATTGGAGGCAGAAAACCCAAGAGTAACAGAGCAGGTGACCCATTTTACAAAGCAATTGCAAGAAGATGATGCCTATTTAATGACATTAGCGGAGGATGTATTTTCTAGAACAGTAAAAAGAATAGCCGGAAATACATATAGCATGGAAATTGAAGCTTTTCAATTGGTACCACTTGCTTTACAAAGGAGGCTCATTTTAATACTATTAAACTATATTTACAAAGATTCAAATACGATACAAAGTTATGCTTTATTGACTTCAATTTCAAAGCTTTGTGATACGATAGCTGGGAATGCCGAGGTTCACTTGCCAGAAGGTTTTATAGCAGTTCGCCGTTACGGAAAGTTAATGATTCAGAAGAAAGACCCATTAGAAGGTCAAGCTTCTCTTGAGAAAAAGATTATTGCGACTGCTAATGGGTGGACAACACTGGCAAATGGTGAACGTTTATGCGTAGTCAAGTTGCCTGATTTATCATCTGAAATGCTAACGGATACTGCACAAATTTTTTATTTTAACGCTAGCAAACTCAAACTTCCACTCTATGTTAGGGTACGTAAGGAAGGGGACAGAATGCTGTTAAAAGGAATGGATCAGCCAAAACGCTTATCTCGCCTTTTTATAGATGAAAAGATTCCTTTAAATGAGCGAAATAGCTGGCCGTTACTGATTTCTCAATATGATGAGGTCGTAGCGGTAATTGGTGTGCGTATGGGAATGCTTTTTTCAACCACTCCACAACCAAACGATGATACAGTGCTCATCGTAGACTAAGGTCTTTGTAAAATTTCACAGCAAATGGTTGAAAAATTTTTTATACACACGAGGAGGAATCGATATGTTACAAAATGACATCGAAAAAGTTATGATTACAGAAGAACAATTGCAAGAAAGAATCGCTGATTTAGGTGCACAATTGACAGCGGAATACAAAGATTCATTCCCGCTAGCTGTTGGTGTTCTAAAAGGGGCAATGCCTTTTATGACAGACTTGATGAAACGTTTCGATTCTTTCATTGAGCTAGACTTTATGGATGTTTCTAGCTATGGCAATGCCACAGTTTCGTCAGGCGAAGTAAAGATTCTAAAGGATTTAAATACAAGCGTTGAGGGGCGTGACGTATTAATTATCGAGGATATCATTGATAGCGGCTTAACTTTAAGCTATTTAGTAGACCTATTTAAATACCGCAAAGCAAAATCCATCAAAATCGTTACATTGTTAGATAAACCATCAGGTCGTAAAGTAAACTTAGCTGCTGATTATGTTGGTTTTGAAGTTCCAGACGGTTTTGTTGTAGGATATGGTTTAGATTACGCAGAAAAATATCGTAATTTACCATATATCGGCATTTTAAAGCCAGCAGTCTATTCTTTCTAACGAGTAAGAAGTTAACGAAAGAACACCAGTTATGAAAAGTGAAAACCTTTAGCGAAGGTCATAGATTTTTTTCTCATCACCAAAGGTTAGGGATGAGATTTGTTAAAACGTTTGCCATGTATATAAGTTGATTGGAGTGAGGCTGGCGACTTTTGGGGGTCAGCGTCACAGATGAGGAAAAGCATCACGTCCTGTGATAACACCTTCGTGACCAACGCCCTGCTGCTTCGCTTTCGCGCAAAAAACATCTATTGCCCTAGCGGCTCATCGGACGCCCTCAGGAAAGAAAAGCGCTCAGTCGGAACGGAAATCAACCGTATGGGAATGAACTTTTTTTAACATAATTCAAAAATCTAGGCACATTGTTCAACTGTATCAAGATAAAGTAACTGGTACAGCTACGCTGGGATATAGTTAAATAAATGCATAAATATGTTTCGATTTCGACAAAAATCGGACGAAACTTTTTTAAAGTAGGGCTTTTCGTTGTATGATGAAATCATGATATGTTAAGATTTTACTTATAATTTTTCTGTTTGTAATGAGGAGGCTGGAGATGAATCGAATATTTCGATATACCATATTCTATTTACTGATTTTCTTAGTGATTATCGGTATTTTTGGTACTTTCAATGGTGGTAACGCACCAACGAAAGAGTTATCTTATTATGAGTTCCAAGAAGCTCTAGATAAGAAAGAAATAACAAGTGCTACAATTCAACCTGATAAATCAGTTTACATCGTAGAAGGTACACTGAAGGGTTATGAAAAAGGGGAAAGCTTTACTGCAAACCTCCCTCGTGATAACCAATCTTTAATGGAACGCATCGATGAGGCTGCTAAGGATAAGAATAGTAATATTAAATATTTAACAGCACCAGAAACAAGTGGATGGATTCAGTTCTTTACAGGGATTATTCCTTTCATCATTATCATTTTCTTATTCTTCTTCCTAATGAGTCAATCTCAAGGTGGCGGTAATAAAGTGATGAGCTTTGGTAAAAGTAAAGCTAAACTTTATGACGACCAGAAGAAAAAAGTTCGTTTTACAGATGTAGCGGGTGCTGATGAAGAGAAAGCTGAGCTTGTAGAGGTTGTTGATTTCTTAAAAGATCACCGCAAATTTACTGAAATAGGTGCTCGTATTCCAAAGGGTATCTTACTCGTAGGTCCTCCTGGTACAGGTAAAACATTACTTGCACGAGCAGTGGCGGGTGAAGCAGGCGTACCATTCTTCTCGATTTCAGGTTCTGACTTCGTAGAAATGTTTGTCGGTGTCGGTGCATCACGTGTTCGTGACTTATTTGAAAATGCAAAGAAAAACGCACCGTGTATCATCTTTATTGATGAGATTGATGCAGTAGGTCGTCAACGTGGCGCAGGTCTTGGTGGTGGCCATGACGAGCGTGAACAAACATTGAACCAATTGTTAGTTGAAATGGATGGTTTCGGGGCAAACGAAGGTATTATTATTATCGCTGCAACAAACCGCCCAGATATTTTAGATAAAGCGTTATTACGTCCTGGTCGATTTGACCGTCAAATTACAGTAGGACATCCTGATGTAAAAGGTCGTGAAGCAATTCTAAAAGTACATGCGCGCAACAAACCTTTATCAGATACAGTGGATTTAGCAGCTGTTGCACAACGTACACCAGGTTTCTCAGGTGCCGATTTAGAGAACTTGTTAAATGAAGCAGCACTTGTGGCTGCTCGTAAAAGCAAACGTACAATTAATATGGCAGATATCGATGAGGCATCTGACCGAGTAATTGCTGGTCCAGCAAAAGCTAGCCGCGTTTACTCAGCGAAAGAGAAGAAACTTGTAGCCTTCCATGAAGCTGGGCACGTAGTTGTTGGTTTAGAGTTAGATGAAGCAGATACAGTACACAAAGTAACAATCGTCCCTCGTGGCCAAGCTGGAGGTTACGCGATTATGTTACCGAAGGAAGAACGTTTCTTCACAACAAAACAAGAGTTACTAGACCGTATTGCAGGACTTCTTGGTGGTCGTGTGGCGGAGGAAATCGTACTTGGTGAAGTATCTACCGGGGCACATAACGACTTCCAAAAGGTAACTAGTATTGCGCGTGCCATGGTCACTGAATATGGTATGAGTGAAAATCTTGGTGCAATGCAGTTTGGGTCAAGTCAGGGTGGTAATGTATTCCTAGGTCGTGACTTTAATTCAGATCAAAACTATTCTGATTCAGTCGCTTATGAAATTGATAAAGAAATGCAAAAAATTATTGATTCACAATATGAGCGTACTAAACGAATCCTAACTGAAAAACGTGGATTACTTGATTTAGTTGCTAACACATTGATGAAAAAAGAAACATTGAATGCGCAAGAAATCGAACATTTACGTGATCACGGTGTCTTACCGGAACCAGAGGCTGAAACGGTTGTAGAAGAAGCTCCCAAAGCTGAAGCTCAACCAACATTAGATGTAGTTGGTGAACCAGTTGTTAAAAAAGAATTGCTTAACAATGAGCCGAATCCAACAACAGCTGATTTACCTAAAGAGGGCAGAGAGCCAAATGATACACCAAAAGGTATCGATGAAAAGCGTGATTAATATGGGAAAGACTGTTTACGATTTTAGTAAGCAGTCTTTTTCTTTGCCTTTTTTCAGTATTAGGTATTAGGATATAGATATTATCTTACGCAAATGCGTAATAGAGGCTCTATAAGATTTTTAACAAGTGTTAAATAGAGCCAAAACAGATAGGAGTGTTGAAATGTGGGAAACGTAACATTGAATAATGGTCTAGAAATGCCGTTAATCGGCTATGGCGTCTTTCGAGTACCTGAAGGGGATGACTTGGCTGAAGCGGTAAAAACGGCTATTGCGAAAGGTTACCGTAGCATTGATACTGCGCAAGTATATCGCAATGAAGAAAGTGTTGGGCGAGGTATTCGTGCAGCGATTGACGAGGGCTTAGTAACACGTGAAGAACTATTCGTAACATCAAAGGTTTGGAATGATGGACTCTCCTATGAAGAAACACTTGCAGCTTATGATAGTAGTTTAGCGAAATTAGGATTAGATTATTTAGATTTATATTTAGTTCACTGGCCAGGTATAGATACAAATTATGTTGATGTTTATAAAGCGCTTGAAAAGATCTATCAGGATAAACGTGTACGCTCAGTTGGTGTTAGTAATTTCCATGTTCTCCATTTAGAAAATTTATTAAAGGAAACATCAGTTATTCCTGTTATTAATCAAATTGAATTTCATCCACACTTAATTCAAGAGGAAGTACGTGCATATTGTAAGGAAAAAGGAATACAGGTAGAAGCATGGTCACCACTAATGAATGGTTCTTTGTTGGAAGAAGCACTGATTCAGCAGCTAGCTTCTAAATATGGCAAAACACCAGCACAAATTGTGTTACGCTATGATGTTCAGCATGGTGTAGTAACTATTCCAAAAACAATGACTCCTGCACGTATGACGGAAAATCTAACTGTCTTTGACTTTGCATTAACAGAGGACGAAATGGCTCAGTTAGATGCATTAAATGATGGATTACGTTGCGGACCAGACCCAGAAAAATTTAATTTTAAATAATATGAAAGGAGCTACCTAAGAGGGGTATCTCCTTTCAAATAAATTTCATACAAAAAAGTGAAGTTGATTTCCGTTCCAGGCTACTCGCTTTGTCGCTGACGCTTCGCTTTCGCGCAGAGCAGAGCTTCCTGTGGGCGAGCGTCGAGCCGCTTCCTTCGCTTGCGCTCCGTGCAGGGTCTCGCCTGTCTCGCTTTCCCACGGGAGTCGAGTAGCCTTCCACTCCAATCAGCGGTAGCGTAGAACTTTTATAAAATATTATCCATTTCATAAGTGAATAATATTGCGACCTATAACAGGGAAGTAATTGTAGACCTGTTATTGCTAACGCTACGCTTTCGCACAAAAACACCTTTTGTTGAAGTTTTTTATAACTATAAATAGAGTGCCCTGCCAGAAGATAAACACTAAGTAGATTGGTTGATCGAAGTGGAGGCTGGGCGACTCCTTGGGGATCAGCAATAGGGGAACGAAGGCTAAAACCATCACATCCTGTGATAACGCCTTCGTGACCAACATCATGTTGGCCCGAGACCCTGGAGCGCAGCGAAGCGGAAATCAACCCCACGTTTTGGTGATAGGAATTAAATTTAATTTGAAAGGAGCTACCTAAGATGTGGGTGGCTCCTTTTTGGAGTGAGTGAATGCTATTTCATAGGAATAAAAGTATGGTATCATTTTCTAAAGTGTTAACTTTTTTCAGCGGATCTTGATTTTTTGTGCATGAGTATGCATTGTTTTAGTTGTATCAATCACATAGTGACAGGTACAATTACGATGAGGGGCAATAAATAGGAGGCATCAATCATGATTTTAGTTTTAGATGCGGGAAATTCGAATATCGTATTAGGTGTCTATGATGAAAACGATCAATTGGCCTTCCATTGGCGTATGGTGACAGACCTTCATAAAACAGAAGATGAATACGCAATGCAAGTTTTATCTTTCTTTAATCATGCAGGCATTTCATTTGAACAGATTACAGGCATTATTATATCCTCTGTTGTACCACCAATCATGTTTTCGTTAGAAGCGATGTGTCAAAAGTATTTTCGTAAAAAACCGCTCGTTGTCGGACCAGGTGTGAAAACAGGATTGAATATTAAATATGAAAACCCACGTGAAGTTGGTTCAGACCGCATAGTGAACGCTATTGCAGCTCTTGATGTTTATAAAGCACCACTGATTATTGTTGATTTTGGTACTGCCACAACATATTGTTACTTAAACGAAAAGGGCGATTATATGGGCGGTGCTATCGCTCCAGGTATTTCGATTTCAACGGAGGCGCTCTATACACAGGCAGCTAGATTACCACGTATTGAAATCTTGCGCTCTACACATATTGTTGGAAAGACAACTGTATCCGCGATGCAGGCCGGAATTTTTTATGGCTTTGTTGGGCAAGTTGAGGGAATTGTTAATCGCATGAAAGCACAAAGTAAGGAAGAGCCTTTAGTTATTGCTACTGGAGGATTAGCAAATTTAATTGCTGGGGAGACGCAAGCTATTGATATAGTCGACCCGTTTTTAACATTAAAAGGCTTATATAAGCTATATAAACGCAATCAATAAGAAATGAGGGACATTTCATTTATGAAAGACTATTTAGTACGAGGTTTAGGGTTCAACGGACAGGTTCGTGTTTTTGCAGCTTGTACAACAGCAACGGTAGGAGAAGCGCAACGTCGTCATCATACATGGCCTGTTGTGTCGGCAGCCCTTGGTCGTTCTATGACTGCTGCTGTGATGATGGGTGCCATGTTAAAAGGTGAAGAAAAAATCACCATTAAAATTGAGGGGAACGGTCCGATCGGTCCAATGGTGATTGACAGTAATGCGCATGGTGAAGTGCGTGGCTTTGTAACAAATCCTCACGTTCATTTCGATTTAAACGAGCACGGCAAGCTTGATGTTCGAGCAGGTGTTGGAACAGAGGGTGCATTAACAATCGTAAAAGATCTTGGTTTAAGAGACATGTTTTCTGGACAAACGCCAATTGTATCAGGTGAAATTGCTGAGGACTTTACTTACTATTTCGCTACTTCAGAACAAGTGCCTTCATCAGTTGGATTAGGGGTTTTAGTAAACCCAGATAACACAATTCTTGCAGCTGGAGGATTCATTCTTCAATTAATGCCAGGCTGTGAAGAACAGACAATCAATCAAATCGAACAACATCTTGCTACTATAGAGCCTGTTTCAAAAATGATTGAAAAAGGCTTTACACCAGAGCAAATTTTAGAAGCTGTATTAGGAGAAGGCCATCTACAAATTTTAGATTCCATGCCGGTAGAATTTAAATGTCAATGTTCAAAAGAGCGATTTGGTGCAGCGATTTTAGGGTTAGGGACACAGGAAATTCGAGAAATGATTGAAGAGGATGGCGGAGCAGAAGCAGAATGTCACTTCTGTTTAGAAACATACCATTTCTCAAAAGAAGAGCTAGAAGGATTTATCGATGAGCTCAACGCGTAATCGACGACCTTCATCTGCTACAACGCCCAACCAAACGCCCTTTTCGCAACGCCGTTTAAAGACAAAACCTGCTTTAACAGTCATTGTAATCTTGTTATTAGGAAATATTTTATGGATTATTGCTTGGTTAATCCCAAATAAAGGTCATGAAATTGGTAGCGACGAACAAGTCGCTGCCGTTGACGGAGATATTATCACACGTCAAGATTGGATGGTTGCCATGGAAGAACGCTATGGTAAAGAGACACTACAAAATTTAGTGAATGAATCTGTGATGGATAAGGCAGCTAAAAAATTTAAAATACAAGTAACGGATAAAGAGATTGATTTAGAGTTAGCTTTAATGCGTTCTGCTCAGGATAAATTTGATACAGCAATGCAAAATCTTTCAGCTGAGCAGTTGCAACAAAAAATTCGCTCACAGCTTATTTTAGATAAGGTACTGACAAAGGATGTAGTTATAAAAGAAGGCAGTATTGAAAAATATTATGAGGAAAATCAGGCACTGTACAATACGAAAACAAGCTATCGTACGAACTTTATTGAGGTGGAATCCAAAAAAGGCGCTGAGGAAGCAGTAAGTGGAATAAAAAAAGCCTCTGATTTTTCAGTGTTGGCACGTGAAATCTCAGTAGACAGCGCGTCAGCTAGCTTAGGTGGAGATATCGGTTTCCTCACAGAAAAACAGGCGAATATCGATCCTGCCATTTTAAATGCAGCGAAGGCTTTAAAAGCAGGAGAGGTTAGTAAAGCATTTAAGCTTGATAACGGTCATTACGGCATTGTACAAGTTCAAGAGATAATAGAAGGGCAATCCTTTACATATGACGATGTGAAAGAACATATTGAACGTGAGCTTGCGTTAGAGCAAGTGCCACAATCTGTTACACCAGAAGCATTTTGGTCTGAATTCAATGCAACTTGGTATTACGGAGAGGCAAAAAAAGGTAAATAACAGATTGCTTCGAAAATGAGCTTGAAAAATCTGCAAGATATCTGCGGGAAAATGAGCCAGGAAAATCCTGCAGACGTTTGGCGTCAACAGAGTAACGGCTACCCTAGGATATTAAGCGGATTTTTTTGATTACCTTCGTTTAGATTGGTTGCAATAAATATTCTGAAAATATAAGTTTTATTTATTGACAATCGAATGGAAAAATTGATAAAATCAAAATAAGTAAAACCTATAAAAATAGTAGGGATTAGGAGTGGATTGATAAATGAGTAGATTAGCGAACTCAGTAGCTGAATTAGTTGGTAAAACACCAATTGTAAAGTTAAATCATGCAACAGGTGAAAACGAAGGTACTGTTTATGTGAAATTAGAATATTTCAAC of Lysinibacillus agricola contains these proteins:
- a CDS encoding aldo/keto reductase, giving the protein MGNVTLNNGLEMPLIGYGVFRVPEGDDLAEAVKTAIAKGYRSIDTAQVYRNEESVGRGIRAAIDEGLVTREELFVTSKVWNDGLSYEETLAAYDSSLAKLGLDYLDLYLVHWPGIDTNYVDVYKALEKIYQDKRVRSVGVSNFHVLHLENLLKETSVIPVINQIEFHPHLIQEEVRAYCKEKGIQVEAWSPLMNGSLLEEALIQQLASKYGKTPAQIVLRYDVQHGVVTIPKTMTPARMTENLTVFDFALTEDEMAQLDALNDGLRCGPDPEKFNFK
- a CDS encoding type III pantothenate kinase, which codes for MILVLDAGNSNIVLGVYDENDQLAFHWRMVTDLHKTEDEYAMQVLSFFNHAGISFEQITGIIISSVVPPIMFSLEAMCQKYFRKKPLVVGPGVKTGLNIKYENPREVGSDRIVNAIAALDVYKAPLIIVDFGTATTYCYLNEKGDYMGGAIAPGISISTEALYTQAARLPRIEILRSTHIVGKTTVSAMQAGIFYGFVGQVEGIVNRMKAQSKEEPLVIATGGLANLIAGETQAIDIVDPFLTLKGLYKLYKRNQ
- the hslO gene encoding Hsp33 family molecular chaperone HslO, which produces MKDYLVRGLGFNGQVRVFAACTTATVGEAQRRHHTWPVVSAALGRSMTAAVMMGAMLKGEEKITIKIEGNGPIGPMVIDSNAHGEVRGFVTNPHVHFDLNEHGKLDVRAGVGTEGALTIVKDLGLRDMFSGQTPIVSGEIAEDFTYYFATSEQVPSSVGLGVLVNPDNTILAAGGFILQLMPGCEEQTINQIEQHLATIEPVSKMIEKGFTPEQILEAVLGEGHLQILDSMPVEFKCQCSKERFGAAILGLGTQEIREMIEEDGGAEAECHFCLETYHFSKEELEGFIDELNA
- a CDS encoding peptidyl-prolyl cis-trans isomerase is translated as MSSTRNRRPSSATTPNQTPFSQRRLKTKPALTVIVILLLGNILWIIAWLIPNKGHEIGSDEQVAAVDGDIITRQDWMVAMEERYGKETLQNLVNESVMDKAAKKFKIQVTDKEIDLELALMRSAQDKFDTAMQNLSAEQLQQKIRSQLILDKVLTKDVVIKEGSIEKYYEENQALYNTKTSYRTNFIEVESKKGAEEAVSGIKKASDFSVLAREISVDSASASLGGDIGFLTEKQANIDPAILNAAKALKAGEVSKAFKLDNGHYGIVQVQEIIEGQSFTYDDVKEHIERELALEQVPQSVTPEAFWSEFNATWYYGEAKKGK